GACGTGTCGGAAGCGGTGCCACGCGCTCGCCCCGTCGATGCGGGCGGCCTCGTACAGCTCCTCGGGGATGTTCTGTAACCCGGCGAGGAAGAAGATCATGTTCGATCCGATGCCGCCCCAGATCGCCATCAGCATGACGCCGCCGAGGGCGTACGTGGGGGTCCCCGCCCAGTTGTGCTCGAGGAACGTCGGCAGCAGCGCGTTGAGGATGCCGTCGGCGGACAGGACCCACCGCCAGATGACGGCGCTCGCCGCGCCGGACAGCATCACGGGCATGAAGTAGGCCGCCCGGTAGGCCTTCTTCATGCGGACGCGCTTGTCGAGCATCAGCGCCACCGCGAGTCCGCCGTAGATCTGGAGGGGGACGGTTCCGATGGCGTAGATCGCCGTCGTCTTCAGCGACCACCAGAAGGTGTTCGCCGTCGGGACCCGAAGCGGCTTCCAGTTGTTCGCCCACGGCAGGGGGGTGAGCACCTGCACGTAGTTCTGCAGGCCGACGAACGTCCCCGCACCGACGAGGATGTTCCAGTTCTGAAACGAGATGTAGAGGGCGTACAGGACCGGTCCGAGGAGGAAGAGGGAGAACACGACCAGGTTCGGGAGGACGAACAGGTAGCCGATCAGGTTGTCCTGCTCGCTCCGGTAGCCCAGACGCTCGCGGAGGGTCGCCTCCTGTACCGCCTCCTGAAACGTGCCGTCGCCCCGTTGGCTGTCTGTCGCCATCCGTTCGGGGTTACCCGAATACCTCCGAGTTGAGCTTCTGCTGTGCGGTCTCGAGCGCCTCGCGC
The window above is part of the Halomarina pelagica genome. Proteins encoded here:
- a CDS encoding carbohydrate ABC transporter permease → MATDSQRGDGTFQEAVQEATLRERLGYRSEQDNLIGYLFVLPNLVVFSLFLLGPVLYALYISFQNWNILVGAGTFVGLQNYVQVLTPLPWANNWKPLRVPTANTFWWSLKTTAIYAIGTVPLQIYGGLAVALMLDKRVRMKKAYRAAYFMPVMLSGAASAVIWRWVLSADGILNALLPTFLEHNWAGTPTYALGGVMLMAIWGGIGSNMIFFLAGLQNIPEELYEAARIDGASAWHRFRHVTWPSLGNTNFFVIVMAIISAFQVFGIALVFSKGGPYYATTTIVLLIYERAFQEGEMGAAAAMAFVLFLIIFVFSYYQYRHRDQQEVDY